From a single Apium graveolens cultivar Ventura chromosome 2, ASM990537v1, whole genome shotgun sequence genomic region:
- the LOC141708178 gene encoding uncharacterized protein LOC141708178 isoform X2, with translation MNVSVHGVPLKPGHVCVSVDGHIQPEASVPVPIPGEIEVVRQAVGSHVAWPSELIIYPTVAKKKKEVLQGQSKRKDELQKLQDDYRKMKLNKNVPKQYKVLYKHAAVFMKATGESISIPCDSDVFGTEKIIYILHENVKALLEFDMIGQAAISAYMALLHRLIKTERKNDDVVLYGFFDPGATFTLNKSFHSYFVNRLKESSPYRMYFMPHNHNCHWILVVIWDGDIYILNPLPHPTHFDELEKSLTEAIKSYNAQTGRGNKAPQIKNLLVFYIFLSLCSFN, from the exons ATGAATGTTTCAGTACACGGAGTGCCTCTAAAGCCTGGACATGTTTGTGTGTCGGTTGACGGACACATCCAGCCAGAGGCGTCGGTTCCAGTGCCCATACCTGGTGAAATTGAGGTTGTACGCCAAGCAGTTGGCTCTCACGTAGCATGGCCTAGTGAATTGATCATCTACCCAACTGTAGCG aaaaagaaaaaggaagtgTTGCAGGGGCAGTCTAAGCGGAAAGATGAGTTGCAGAAACTTCAAGATGATTATAGAAAAATGAAGCTAAACAAGAATGTGCCAAAGCAGTACAAGGTGTTATACAAACATGCTGCAGTCTTCATGAAAGCCACTGGGGAGTCAATATCGATTCCGTGTGATTCGGACGTGTTTGGGACtgagaaaataatttatatattgcATGAAAATGTGAAAGCATTATTGGAGTTCGATATGATTGGCCAAGCTGCAATATCTGCTTATATGGC ACTCTTGCATAGACTGATTAAGACTGAGAGGAAGAATGATGATGTGGTCTTATATGGATTTTTCGATCCAGGAGCAACATTTACGTTGAACAAATCTTTTCATTCTTATTTTGTTAATCGGTTGAAAGAGAGTAGTCCCTATCGCATGTACTTCATGCCACATAATCATAA ttgccactggattttggttgtaatttgGGATGGCGACATTTATATTCTGAACCCTCTGCCACATCCAACACATTTTGACGAGTTGGAAAAATCATTAACAGA AGcgataaaatcctacaatgctcAAACTGGAAGGGGAAATAAAGCTCCTCAGATAAAGAATCTTCttgttttttatatttttttatcactttgtagttttaattaa